A genomic window from Shewanella vesiculosa includes:
- a CDS encoding IucA/IucC family protein has translation MTTDKQYIGQRIIDACLRENVCELMSKGEIVAAIPPALNRHWPDAKPAAWLKISHFSQRVIYVPVIASQYMQTWRAVSDTWLSHKLTNKNDTPLYQQGYRAWLTELAADLPPESNALFLDYIAEADCAVSHRALCRQAFNARKEALSVPLSTMKDWHKSMLFSDQVASYLDHPYYPTARAKVGFDSQAMTLFAPEFAAQFELYWLAISKELVTLTSLVPECWPSMTEVGLDESLTDTHCLFPLHPLTALSLDVLPEGVLLAPQSALTVQASLSVRTLAVVNTPGVHIKVPLLMATLGAKNIRSIKPSTLYDGHWFERTLTALAQRDDVLGESIEHVDEQHGGHLGDHKLFAYIVRRYPPTMQDKQLVPVAALASVMPDGRLYLAHLADRYYQGHWDVWFSQYLQLMLKVHLRLWLKYGIALESNQQNAILAYHQDSRLSLVMKDNDSARLLVSRYQASLSKAEALEHDAAQLIDRRIIVNDDQALAQMFTTITLQLDIAAIIEAIAEAGMAPAGQLYRQLRDCLIDQLASLQAQGIETDYARNYLLNQPMLPVKYLLCSGSLLSKAQSGATDVNKFYGQSAPNFLRASREQSQLEQHDEEVFALGEAVV, from the coding sequence ATGACCACGGATAAACAGTATATCGGCCAACGTATTATCGATGCCTGCCTCAGAGAAAATGTCTGTGAACTGATGTCTAAAGGCGAGATTGTTGCGGCAATACCGCCAGCATTGAACCGACACTGGCCCGACGCTAAGCCTGCCGCTTGGCTTAAGATCAGTCATTTTTCGCAGCGAGTTATCTATGTGCCAGTGATTGCCAGTCAATATATGCAGACATGGCGAGCCGTCTCTGATACTTGGCTAAGCCACAAGCTGACCAACAAAAATGATACCCCATTGTACCAACAAGGTTACCGAGCTTGGCTTACGGAATTGGCCGCAGATTTACCGCCAGAATCTAACGCCCTGTTCCTCGACTATATTGCAGAAGCGGACTGTGCGGTATCCCATAGGGCGCTTTGTCGACAAGCATTTAACGCTCGGAAAGAGGCATTAAGTGTCCCATTGAGTACCATGAAAGATTGGCATAAAAGTATGCTTTTCAGCGATCAGGTCGCATCGTATTTAGACCATCCTTATTATCCAACCGCACGAGCCAAAGTCGGTTTTGACTCTCAAGCGATGACATTATTTGCACCAGAGTTTGCCGCCCAATTTGAGCTTTATTGGTTAGCGATTTCTAAAGAGTTAGTGACGTTAACCTCGTTAGTGCCAGAGTGTTGGCCAAGTATGACTGAGGTTGGACTCGATGAGTCGCTCACAGACACACATTGTTTATTTCCATTACATCCGTTAACGGCTCTCAGTTTGGATGTCTTGCCAGAGGGAGTGCTTCTAGCTCCTCAATCGGCGCTTACGGTGCAGGCCAGTTTATCCGTTCGAACATTAGCTGTGGTCAATACTCCAGGCGTGCATATTAAGGTGCCATTATTGATGGCGACCTTAGGGGCTAAGAATATTCGCTCCATAAAACCGAGTACTTTATATGACGGACATTGGTTTGAACGCACGCTGACAGCATTGGCGCAACGCGATGATGTATTAGGTGAGAGCATTGAGCATGTGGATGAACAACATGGTGGTCACTTAGGCGACCATAAATTGTTTGCTTATATCGTGCGTCGTTATCCACCAACCATGCAAGATAAGCAGTTAGTTCCAGTTGCTGCACTTGCCAGTGTCATGCCTGACGGACGCCTATATTTAGCGCATTTAGCGGATCGATATTACCAAGGCCATTGGGATGTTTGGTTTAGCCAATATTTACAGCTTATGCTCAAGGTGCATTTACGTTTGTGGTTAAAGTATGGCATCGCATTAGAGTCAAACCAGCAAAATGCTATTTTGGCCTATCATCAAGATTCACGCTTATCCTTAGTGATGAAAGACAATGACTCAGCCAGATTGCTGGTGAGTCGTTATCAAGCGAGTTTGTCAAAAGCCGAAGCGCTTGAACATGATGCAGCACAACTTATCGATCGCAGGATCATAGTTAATGATGATCAAGCCTTAGCACAAATGTTTACCACGATTACCTTGCAGCTTGATATAGCCGCCATTATTGAAGCGATTGCCGAAGCGGGAATGGCACCAGCAGGGCAGCTTTATCGTCAATTGCGTGATTGCTTAATCGACCAATTAGCGTCGCTCCAGGCACAGGGAATAGAGACTGACTATGCTCGGAATTATTTGCTAAATCAGCCCATGCTGCCAGTTAAATACCTACTTTGCTCTGGCAGCTTGCTGAGTAAAGCGCAATCAGGCGCGACCGATGTCAATAAATTTTATGGCCAAAGTGCGCCAAACTTTTTACGTGCTTCGCGAGAGCAATCTCAGCTTGAACAGCACGATGAAGAGGTTTTTGCATTGGGTGAGGCCGTGGTATGA
- a CDS encoding MFS transporter has translation MRVISVVLFCHFLTAFTALGMPLFLPRMLASLGGNESGYLVGLMFIVPTICTALSAPWWGKFADRYGKKTSLLRAQIGLVLGFLLSGFADSVSMFAIGLVVQGISGGTLAASNAYLSRFYQGKALANNLNLTQSSARLALVSAPIILGLFTHIDDPLMIYRVLALLPLLALFICIGLPKDDVVVSQAVAARSIIAPPKSAQSQTFYKVLWLQFFFCFAMVVTFPYFLPYSEQLGIEGDALSGFYYSLPHLIYLLLAFNIKSITLSAKSQTQLGLVLFAGACLGQFLLHNSTGLWALRVLFGLGMVLIFNGLHLIVSRSIEQGSAGLSFGRFDAWGKWAGVIAGIGASSVTQVAGLQFPFLLAALSCGCALVGLKFFYKEVEQHVYAIQE, from the coding sequence ATGAGAGTGATTTCAGTTGTACTGTTTTGTCACTTTCTCACGGCATTTACCGCTCTAGGCATGCCACTTTTTCTCCCTCGGATGCTGGCGAGTTTAGGGGGGAATGAATCCGGTTATCTGGTGGGGCTAATGTTTATTGTGCCGACGATCTGCACCGCATTATCGGCACCTTGGTGGGGCAAGTTTGCCGATAGGTATGGCAAGAAGACTTCATTGTTGCGGGCTCAAATCGGTTTAGTGTTGGGGTTCTTGTTATCCGGTTTTGCTGATTCCGTATCTATGTTTGCTATCGGCTTAGTCGTACAAGGGATCAGTGGCGGTACGCTTGCAGCATCGAATGCTTATTTGAGTCGCTTTTATCAAGGTAAGGCTTTAGCTAATAACCTTAATCTGACTCAAAGTTCTGCACGATTAGCTTTAGTGAGTGCACCAATCATCTTAGGTCTATTTACTCATATTGATGATCCATTAATGATTTATCGTGTGCTGGCATTACTGCCTTTGCTGGCATTGTTTATTTGCATCGGCTTACCAAAAGATGACGTGGTCGTCAGTCAGGCTGTTGCGGCTAGATCAATCATTGCCCCACCGAAAAGCGCTCAGAGTCAGACCTTCTATAAGGTTCTTTGGTTACAGTTTTTCTTCTGTTTTGCCATGGTTGTGACCTTTCCCTACTTTCTGCCATACAGTGAACAGCTGGGCATTGAGGGTGATGCATTAAGTGGTTTTTACTATAGCCTGCCACACCTTATCTATTTGTTATTGGCCTTTAATATTAAATCCATAACCTTGTCTGCTAAGTCGCAAACTCAACTTGGACTCGTCTTGTTTGCGGGGGCGTGTTTAGGGCAATTTTTATTGCATAACAGCACTGGCTTATGGGCTCTGCGGGTTTTATTTGGATTAGGTATGGTGCTTATTTTCAATGGTCTGCATCTCATTGTCAGTCGCAGTATTGAGCAAGGTAGTGCCGGACTTTCCTTTGGTCGTTTCGATGCTTGGGGCAAATGGGCCGGTGTGATTGCGGGGATTGGTGCGAGCAGCGTGACTCAAGTAGCCGGGTTGCAGTTTCCTTTTTTACTCGCAGCATTGAGCTGTGGTTGTGCACTAGTAGGGCTTAAGTTTTTTTACAAGGAGGTAGAGCAACATGTTTATGCAATCCAAGAGTGA
- a CDS encoding IucA/IucC family siderophore biosynthesis protein has protein sequence MFMQSKSDIKPVPAKYSLQIYREQAEFNAISCLLNCYLREFAIVRQEVDFDDTHPDCPLSLSQCLTRDQQKVRLKLPESNATLLFVADRVSLLGRIRFTPQLYLKKLGCVWQLSSAEQITQLLLAHLAKITSTEFNHELLAQIDNSIAVTQAFLQRLSQQAPTDNQLLSYAGAGLIASEQSLLWGHAMHPTPKSRHGVAFDDMLACSPEIKANFCLYWFKVDPSLVKQLYCTEVKPMDWINKIKPQKACLYPCHPWEVNTIFEQPLVRKAIAAGLIEPLGQIGTEVYPTSSVRTTYLPDINQFMKFSIHVRLTNCVRKNAWYELESAVILSKILMTVAAEARMHCPHFTLMAEPGASTLDLSGLADEDKDMHSNRAQSLMVSECFGILYREGIENHLLERYKPLMAGALFAWDHQGKSVCEMRLMALSKHRHQTYQQTVIQWFSAYVDVLLPGIFYFFFKRGVAFEPHLQNTVVGFEEGIPAYIWLRDLEGTKLVPEFWPSESLEGLSQEAKASVYYSRDQGWNRIAYCSLINNVSEAIFHLAAGSQQLEAKLWQVVANVIRQWQHIEGEQPELAGLLQGDPIPSKNNLSTRLFMQADRLSGYTRLPNPMAHRRDDNAEATTSEPVDIAASEIATSQLLPGVYCG, from the coding sequence ATGTTTATGCAATCCAAGAGTGATATTAAGCCAGTGCCGGCTAAATATAGCCTGCAGATTTACCGCGAACAGGCCGAATTTAATGCAATAAGCTGTTTGCTTAATTGCTACTTACGCGAGTTTGCCATTGTACGTCAAGAGGTTGATTTTGATGACACTCATCCAGATTGCCCACTTTCCTTGTCGCAGTGTTTAACGCGCGACCAGCAAAAAGTTCGTCTCAAGCTTCCTGAGTCGAACGCCACATTGCTGTTCGTTGCCGACAGAGTGAGCTTGCTTGGTCGAATTCGTTTTACCCCTCAGCTCTATTTAAAAAAGTTAGGCTGTGTTTGGCAACTCAGTAGTGCTGAACAGATAACACAACTGCTGTTAGCGCACCTAGCCAAGATCACCAGTACTGAGTTTAATCATGAGTTATTAGCCCAAATAGACAACAGTATTGCGGTAACCCAAGCATTTTTGCAGCGGTTATCGCAACAGGCTCCCACTGATAATCAGCTGTTAAGCTATGCTGGCGCGGGGCTTATTGCCTCTGAACAAAGCTTGCTTTGGGGGCATGCTATGCATCCGACCCCAAAAAGTCGTCATGGTGTGGCGTTCGATGACATGTTGGCTTGTTCGCCAGAGATTAAGGCTAATTTTTGCTTATATTGGTTTAAAGTTGATCCCAGTTTGGTTAAGCAGTTGTACTGCACCGAAGTAAAACCGATGGACTGGATTAACAAAATAAAGCCACAGAAAGCTTGCTTATACCCTTGTCACCCCTGGGAAGTTAACACCATCTTTGAGCAGCCGTTAGTGCGCAAAGCCATCGCCGCAGGCTTAATTGAACCCTTAGGACAAATCGGCACAGAGGTGTATCCAACCTCATCGGTAAGAACCACTTATTTACCCGACATTAATCAGTTTATGAAGTTTTCTATTCATGTCCGCTTAACCAATTGCGTGCGTAAAAATGCTTGGTATGAACTTGAAAGTGCAGTGATCTTAAGCAAAATCTTGATGACAGTGGCCGCAGAGGCCCGTATGCATTGTCCGCATTTTACTTTGATGGCAGAGCCGGGTGCCAGCACATTAGATTTAAGCGGATTGGCGGATGAAGACAAGGATATGCACAGCAATCGGGCTCAAAGTCTTATGGTGTCGGAGTGTTTCGGTATTCTCTACCGTGAGGGTATAGAAAATCACTTGCTTGAACGATATAAGCCATTGATGGCTGGTGCATTATTTGCTTGGGATCATCAAGGCAAGAGTGTGTGCGAAATGCGCCTTATGGCACTATCTAAGCACAGACATCAAACTTATCAGCAAACCGTTATTCAATGGTTTAGCGCCTATGTTGACGTGTTACTCCCCGGGATATTTTACTTTTTCTTTAAGCGAGGCGTGGCATTTGAACCTCATTTACAAAACACAGTCGTAGGGTTTGAAGAGGGAATACCAGCCTATATTTGGCTGCGAGATCTTGAAGGAACCAAACTCGTGCCTGAGTTTTGGCCGAGCGAGTCGCTTGAAGGATTATCACAAGAAGCCAAGGCTTCTGTTTACTACAGCCGAGACCAGGGCTGGAACCGAATAGCTTATTGCAGCTTGATTAATAATGTCAGCGAAGCAATATTTCATTTAGCTGCTGGCAGCCAGCAATTAGAAGCTAAATTGTGGCAGGTCGTCGCCAATGTGATACGTCAGTGGCAGCACATCGAAGGTGAGCAACCTGAGCTGGCAGGTTTATTACAAGGTGATCCTATTCCCTCAAAAAATAACTTGAGTACCCGTCTATTTATGCAGGCCGATCGGTTATCGGGTTATACCCGCTTGCCTAATCCAATGGCTCATCGTCGAGATGATAACGCAGAGGCAACGACATCCGAGCCAGTCGACATTGCAGCATCAGAGATAGCCACATCCCAACTACTGCCTGGAGTTTATTGTGGATAA
- a CDS encoding type III PLP-dependent enzyme: MDKIINAISTLTSQQDPHAPLCAYIYDLEQLKSHANAMVKALPSNCELYYAAKANPEAEVLAALAPIVHGFEAASGGELNWLHQCQPQMPLIFGGPGKLISELSQAIDLKVDAIHVESLTELRRIIALCLQKQCHCRILLRMNIALEGIAETRLTMGGKPTPFGIDVSELDAAMDLLRDQPKLSGIPLVELVGFHFHLMSHQLDVERHLALMALYFSTFKTWCHQYGLRLPLLNVGGGIGINYADPQQVFDWSSFCVGLAHLIAELNMEEVKIRFECGRFVSAAMGYYVMQVLDIKHNHGQWFAIGHGGTHHFRTPAAQDHNHPFFVLNQDGLSAHKRQRVDTELALDASITPVLSNQLVTLVGQLCTPKDVLAKQQYVKSLAVGDYLVFTHAGAYAWNISHQHFLMHAAPRRLFM, translated from the coding sequence GTGGATAAAATCATTAATGCGATTTCGACTTTAACGTCACAACAAGATCCGCACGCTCCTTTGTGTGCTTATATTTACGATCTCGAACAACTTAAGTCCCATGCCAATGCGATGGTAAAAGCGTTACCGAGTAATTGTGAGCTTTACTATGCCGCTAAAGCTAACCCTGAAGCCGAAGTATTGGCTGCATTAGCACCGATAGTACATGGTTTTGAAGCGGCTTCAGGTGGCGAGCTTAATTGGTTGCATCAATGTCAGCCGCAGATGCCGTTGATTTTCGGTGGCCCGGGTAAATTAATATCAGAGCTCTCTCAGGCAATCGATCTAAAGGTTGATGCTATTCATGTTGAGAGTCTGACCGAGCTGCGACGTATCATTGCCCTTTGTCTGCAAAAACAATGTCACTGTCGCATCTTATTACGGATGAATATTGCATTAGAGGGCATTGCCGAAACTCGTCTCACGATGGGCGGTAAACCTACGCCATTTGGTATCGACGTGAGTGAACTCGATGCCGCCATGGATCTTTTACGTGACCAGCCCAAATTATCCGGCATACCTTTAGTCGAGCTGGTGGGCTTTCATTTTCATTTAATGTCACATCAGTTGGATGTTGAGCGTCATCTGGCTTTGATGGCATTGTATTTTTCAACCTTTAAAACATGGTGCCATCAATATGGTTTGCGTTTACCGTTACTGAATGTCGGCGGCGGTATAGGCATTAATTATGCCGATCCTCAGCAAGTATTCGACTGGTCGTCTTTTTGTGTTGGACTGGCTCATTTGATTGCCGAGTTGAACATGGAAGAGGTGAAGATTAGGTTTGAGTGTGGCCGATTTGTCAGCGCCGCAATGGGATACTATGTCATGCAAGTATTAGACATTAAACACAATCATGGTCAATGGTTTGCTATTGGTCATGGTGGTACTCATCACTTTAGAACTCCAGCAGCCCAAGATCATAACCATCCTTTTTTTGTACTGAACCAAGATGGATTGTCGGCGCATAAGAGACAGCGTGTTGACACTGAATTGGCTTTGGATGCATCGATAACGCCGGTGCTGAGCAATCAGCTGGTGACGCTTGTTGGGCAACTGTGTACTCCTAAAGATGTGCTGGCAAAACAGCAGTATGTTAAATCATTAGCCGTGGGTGATTACCTCGTATTTACTCATGCTGGTGCGTATGCATGGAATATCTCACATCAACACTTTTTGATGCATGCCGCACCTAGGCGGTTATTTATGTAA
- a CDS encoding lipase chaperone family protein codes for MLALFIVLLTASLMHKHQAELLASDKLPTFESNSTLFTPETTVITAPIGKDTLGQPLRLSQALRWDFDDIILQHQDKATSLENLLSTLASKLGLSAAAHAKLAALFQRYRDYKIAIASLKDASPAIDGDIDLTMTFDFIEQAHLLQQRYFSALEIDAFFARDNKYDQQAFERLRIRQDSSLTREQKAELLAHQISQLDEEERRAITPTLMANDISAYLEGTSPHSDLITGINADMSQEVLERVQATQKTNLDWQNKVTLYQNYQQQIAHLPDTEQQQALAQYQQQQFTPNEQKRLTVFVNHPELIKP; via the coding sequence TTGCTCGCCCTTTTTATAGTGCTATTGACCGCATCATTGATGCATAAACACCAAGCAGAGCTATTGGCCTCTGATAAATTACCTACCTTTGAGTCTAACTCAACATTATTCACACCAGAAACTACAGTGATAACTGCGCCTATTGGCAAAGACACATTAGGTCAGCCACTGCGGTTATCTCAAGCACTTCGCTGGGATTTTGACGACATAATTTTGCAGCATCAAGATAAAGCAACCTCACTGGAAAACCTACTGTCTACATTAGCCAGTAAACTTGGCCTTAGTGCCGCTGCGCACGCTAAACTTGCAGCATTGTTTCAGCGTTACCGTGACTATAAAATCGCGATAGCTTCTTTAAAAGATGCCAGTCCTGCAATAGACGGCGATATTGATTTAACCATGACATTTGATTTTATCGAGCAGGCCCATCTATTGCAGCAACGCTATTTTTCGGCACTCGAAATAGATGCATTTTTTGCCCGGGACAACAAATATGATCAACAAGCATTTGAGCGGCTGAGAATTCGACAAGATAGCAGTTTGACCAGAGAACAAAAAGCGGAGTTACTCGCGCATCAAATCAGCCAACTGGATGAAGAAGAACGCCGAGCCATTACACCAACACTGATGGCCAATGATATCAGCGCTTATTTAGAGGGCACATCACCACACAGCGACCTAATTACAGGGATAAACGCAGACATGAGTCAAGAAGTGCTTGAACGAGTACAAGCAACTCAAAAAACTAATCTAGATTGGCAAAATAAAGTGACCTTGTATCAGAATTATCAACAACAAATAGCCCATTTGCCAGACACTGAACAGCAACAGGCTTTAGCACAATATCAACAACAGCAATTTACCCCGAATGAACAAAAACGCTTAACCGTGTTTGTTAATCATCCTGAGTTAATCAAGCCTTAA
- a CDS encoding triacylglycerol lipase translates to MMKTSVLKILIKASQVKSATLSALFLAGITLLSLAPQQAYAQGTKYPVVLVHGLFGFDDIWGVDYFYRIPQTLRQQGAQVFVASVSPANSSEVRGEQLRTFVQAVLAQTGAKKVNLIGHSHGGPTIRYVASVSPEMVASVTSIGGVNWGSRVADLARGIIPANSNTEYLAQQGINLLAGIISGISGNNGLPTDSIAAMTSLTTRGSIAFNQAYPEGIPSQYCGQGQQRANNGVYYFSWSGTSPLTHVVDPSDYPLSLTSLVFGEPSDGLVSGCSSHLGKVIKDNYKMNHLDEVNQTLGLVSWFETNPETLYRQHLNRLQQLGL, encoded by the coding sequence ATGATGAAAACCAGTGTGTTAAAAATATTAATAAAGGCATCTCAGGTTAAATCCGCAACACTTAGCGCATTATTTTTAGCCGGTATTACGCTATTGTCACTTGCGCCACAGCAAGCCTATGCTCAAGGAACAAAATACCCTGTGGTGCTCGTTCACGGTTTATTTGGTTTTGATGATATTTGGGGGGTAGATTATTTTTACAGAATACCGCAAACCTTACGTCAGCAAGGCGCTCAAGTTTTTGTTGCTAGCGTGTCACCGGCCAACTCAAGCGAAGTCAGAGGGGAGCAGTTACGTACTTTTGTTCAAGCCGTACTAGCACAAACAGGGGCAAAAAAAGTTAACTTGATTGGCCATAGCCATGGCGGTCCAACAATTCGCTATGTCGCCAGTGTCAGTCCAGAAATGGTGGCTTCGGTAACGTCAATTGGGGGTGTTAACTGGGGTAGCCGTGTGGCCGACTTAGCACGTGGGATCATTCCCGCAAACTCCAATACAGAATATCTGGCGCAACAAGGTATTAATTTGTTAGCCGGCATTATTTCTGGCATATCAGGCAATAACGGCCTGCCGACAGATAGCATCGCAGCGATGACATCACTCACCACCCGGGGCTCTATTGCATTTAACCAAGCTTATCCTGAAGGTATTCCGAGCCAATATTGTGGTCAGGGCCAACAACGAGCAAACAATGGTGTGTATTATTTTTCTTGGTCAGGTACCAGCCCATTAACGCATGTTGTTGATCCATCGGATTACCCACTGAGCTTAACCAGCTTAGTTTTTGGTGAACCTAGCGACGGCCTTGTCTCTGGCTGTAGTTCTCATCTAGGTAAAGTGATTAAAGACAATTATAAAATGAACCACTTAGATGAAGTCAACCAAACCTTGGGGCTAGTTAGTTGGTTTGAAACTAATCCAGAAACCTTATATCGCCAGCATCTTAATCGTTTACAGCAATTAGGTTTATAA
- a CDS encoding endonuclease, giving the protein MTISKLSIAALLTGLAFNVNANLLISEVLYDTPNNDSTEEYVELFNAGCDVIDLSQYQISDNGSSYNLQGSLASGEYFTVAANSAGFNNLFNLLPDLSGMPLALGNSGDFVRLNKGAQEIDVVAWEGGISGWSLNVQDVSLYRTTVLNTKSAADWNASNTPGTPSTGSLTTNCGGTGGVSDNQLGNGQAKTNLTASTGQTLKYLADLPANATQVTVTMSGGSGDADLYVRQGSEPTSSEYDCAPYMSGNNEQCPISNPVAGRYYINLQSYAAFSGVSLVLNYTVNTDTGGGTGTGEGDGSAGDNGSYAFNTYYAAAIGQSGAALKASLNQIIKGHTRFSYSQVWDGLGYADEDPANSNNVILLYTGRSEPKTNRAGMSNSQDAWNREHVWAKSHGFPDSSQYAYTDLHHLRPADVSVNSSRGNKDFDVGGSEISEAPGNHTDADSFEPMDEVKGDVARMIFYMDVRYEGNDNSGTPDLSIANGTTNTGAALLGDLCTLLSWHLQDPVSDWERRRNNRIFEWQKNRNPFIDNSGWASELYGASCQ; this is encoded by the coding sequence ATGACAATATCAAAACTATCTATCGCTGCACTTTTGACGGGATTAGCATTCAATGTAAATGCTAACTTGCTCATTAGTGAAGTTCTGTATGACACACCGAATAATGACAGCACTGAAGAGTATGTTGAGCTGTTTAATGCTGGATGTGATGTTATCGACCTGAGCCAATATCAAATTAGCGATAACGGCAGCAGCTATAACTTGCAAGGCAGTTTAGCCTCTGGAGAGTACTTCACCGTAGCAGCAAACTCTGCCGGTTTTAATAACTTATTTAATCTGTTACCCGATTTGTCTGGGATGCCCTTAGCATTAGGTAACTCTGGCGATTTTGTGCGCTTAAATAAAGGTGCCCAAGAAATAGATGTCGTAGCTTGGGAAGGCGGCATTTCTGGCTGGTCTTTAAATGTTCAAGATGTGTCGTTATATCGCACCACGGTACTCAACACTAAATCAGCAGCCGATTGGAACGCAAGTAATACTCCAGGGACACCAAGCACAGGTTCACTGACCACTAATTGTGGTGGTACTGGCGGCGTTAGCGATAATCAACTCGGTAATGGTCAAGCTAAAACTAATTTAACTGCCAGTACAGGCCAAACACTAAAATACCTTGCCGACCTTCCTGCTAATGCCACTCAAGTGACGGTGACCATGAGCGGCGGCAGTGGAGATGCCGATCTTTATGTGCGCCAAGGTAGCGAACCGACATCAAGTGAATATGATTGCGCGCCTTATATGTCAGGTAATAATGAGCAGTGCCCTATTAGTAACCCTGTTGCAGGACGTTACTACATTAACCTTCAATCTTATGCTGCCTTTAGTGGCGTCAGCCTTGTACTTAATTATACCGTTAACACGGATACGGGTGGTGGCACAGGCACTGGTGAGGGAGACGGATCCGCTGGAGATAACGGCAGTTATGCGTTCAACACCTACTATGCTGCTGCCATTGGCCAATCTGGTGCAGCACTTAAAGCGAGTCTGAATCAGATAATTAAAGGCCATACGCGCTTTAGTTATAGTCAAGTATGGGATGGATTGGGTTATGCCGACGAAGACCCAGCCAATAGTAACAATGTCATTTTATTGTATACCGGCCGTTCAGAACCCAAAACCAATCGTGCAGGTATGAGTAACTCACAAGATGCATGGAATCGTGAACACGTTTGGGCTAAAAGTCATGGATTTCCTGACAGCAGTCAGTATGCCTATACAGATTTACATCATCTTCGACCAGCCGATGTCTCTGTTAACAGCAGCCGTGGTAACAAAGATTTTGATGTGGGTGGCAGCGAAATATCAGAAGCACCAGGCAACCATACCGATGCTGATAGCTTTGAGCCAATGGATGAAGTGAAAGGCGATGTGGCGCGAATGATCTTTTATATGGATGTGCGTTATGAAGGCAATGATAACAGCGGCACGCCTGATTTAAGCATCGCAAATGGCACAACCAATACTGGCGCTGCGTTATTGGGCGATCTGTGTACCTTGTTAAGTTGGCACCTGCAAGATCCCGTCAGTGACTGGGAACGCCGCCGAAATAACCGTATCTTCGAATGGCAGAAAAATCGTAATCCTTTTATTGATAATAGCGGCTGGGCAAGTGAGCTATATGGCGCATCGTGCCAGTAG
- a CDS encoding ABC transporter substrate-binding protein has product MISVLKARRNILCLSTLLTLVMSYNAISDTLELSTLEWPPFTGSRLINKGITSQIVEHALNNEGHKLRITVLPWNRAIRMVKMGYAAGYFPEYDTATDEFLLSDSLGHSSLGLLQRKTDPIAWHNVSDLNNYTLGVITGYLNTVEIDAMILDGSQKIETARNDKQNILKLAAGRINAIIIDVNVYDFLKSDPQIAEIADLLQINEKILESKSLHVAFENNQQGKKWLEIINNGLSKFNPQAVLDASLQEMRQNK; this is encoded by the coding sequence ATGATCTCTGTGTTAAAAGCTAGGCGAAACATATTATGCTTAAGTACATTACTCACGTTAGTCATGTCGTATAACGCTATATCAGACACCCTTGAACTCTCAACTCTTGAATGGCCGCCATTCACGGGATCTCGTTTAATCAATAAAGGCATTACGAGCCAGATAGTAGAACATGCATTAAACAATGAAGGTCATAAACTTAGGATCACGGTTTTACCTTGGAATCGGGCTATAAGAATGGTGAAGATGGGCTATGCCGCGGGATACTTTCCTGAATATGATACGGCCACAGATGAATTTTTGCTGTCTGACTCTTTAGGACATAGTTCGTTAGGGTTACTTCAACGAAAAACAGATCCCATAGCTTGGCATAACGTGAGTGACTTAAATAATTACACCTTAGGTGTCATCACTGGCTATCTCAATACGGTTGAAATTGATGCGATGATATTAGATGGCAGTCAAAAAATTGAAACCGCAAGAAATGATAAACAAAACATCTTGAAACTCGCTGCGGGTCGTATTAACGCGATTATAATTGACGTTAATGTGTACGATTTTCTAAAGTCAGACCCTCAAATTGCAGAAATTGCGGATCTGCTGCAAATTAATGAAAAAATATTAGAATCTAAGAGCTTGCATGTTGCATTCGAGAATAATCAGCAAGGGAAAAAGTGGTTAGAGATTATTAATAACGGTCTATCTAAGTTTAATCCTCAAGCTGTTTTGGACGCTTCGCTACAAGAAATGCGACAAAACAAGTGA